One stretch of Pseudoalteromonas shioyasakiensis DNA includes these proteins:
- a CDS encoding Type II secretory pathway component PulD-like protein, protein MKHSKAIFLGMVAMSVLTGCARSNSGITAAPSYLEKAQTNNVTATDVDKVEDTQQAKKANQGIVYVEPLQNKSSLKSSQTDLASQFSDTEQVKLTADSLLVKDYLHYVFGELLNVNYILGEQLNTSKAQVTLNLQDALSKRKLFTISEQMLQERGIVIRFQDGIYYIHQSEDGISNNLVYGYGANPEDVPNTSSEIVQLAPFKAGMQTSLSNTIKQLTKVDARPLFEQQAIMFKGKRNDIIKALEFMQLVDQPVFRDRSIGMYKSSFVPVDELSKQLQDLLKQEGISVSINASSEQAISIVPLERTNTMVFFTNNKDFLKRVSFWAKQLDKPADGNQEQYFVFVPEFARAVDLGTSIQNLLGGGSAQTLSNSTSAASQNQQLNTSSQSKKSASANVSVQSDGIKMVVDERSNSLIFYTTGDAYRNLLPMIKRLDIMPKQIMLEVMIAEVSLTDVFKQGVEFALTNLGATTQGGFTLNANTQNSPGLTYALSGAAGSLAINLLQTNDYVNVLSRPTLAVRDGVEANISVGDRIPVVGEIVSDSTNGSRTSVNYLETGIDLKVTPTVNAQGVVVLEISQDISTQADGTGAEGNPIVFERSLQTEVIAANGQTIMLGGLISENSTLSDTSVPFFSSIPLLGKLFDKTNNNSTKTELVVLVTPRIIGNTAEWESVYEQFKEGLSELKLSTTPNRGGG, encoded by the coding sequence ATGAAACATAGCAAGGCCATTTTTTTAGGCATGGTTGCGATGAGTGTACTTACAGGGTGCGCAAGATCAAATAGCGGTATTACCGCGGCGCCATCGTATTTAGAAAAAGCACAGACAAATAATGTTACAGCAACAGACGTAGACAAAGTTGAAGATACGCAGCAAGCTAAAAAAGCAAACCAAGGAATTGTTTACGTAGAGCCGTTACAAAATAAAAGCAGCCTAAAATCAAGCCAAACAGACCTTGCAAGCCAATTTAGTGATACTGAGCAAGTTAAGTTAACTGCTGATAGCTTACTAGTTAAAGATTACCTGCATTATGTGTTTGGTGAGTTATTAAATGTTAATTACATTTTGGGTGAACAGCTAAATACGAGTAAAGCTCAAGTCACATTAAATCTTCAAGATGCGTTAAGTAAGCGTAAATTGTTTACAATCAGTGAGCAAATGCTGCAAGAAAGAGGCATTGTTATTCGTTTTCAAGACGGCATTTATTACATTCATCAATCAGAAGATGGTATATCAAATAACTTAGTGTACGGTTATGGTGCTAACCCTGAAGATGTACCTAATACTTCGAGCGAAATTGTACAACTCGCGCCTTTTAAAGCAGGTATGCAGACCTCCTTATCAAATACAATTAAACAGTTAACAAAAGTAGATGCTAGACCGCTATTCGAGCAGCAAGCGATAATGTTTAAAGGTAAGCGAAACGATATTATTAAGGCGCTTGAGTTCATGCAGTTAGTTGATCAGCCCGTGTTTCGTGATCGTTCAATAGGCATGTACAAATCAAGTTTTGTTCCAGTCGATGAATTGAGTAAACAATTACAAGATTTACTTAAGCAAGAAGGCATATCAGTGAGTATAAATGCGTCAAGTGAGCAAGCTATTTCTATTGTGCCGCTTGAGCGCACGAATACCATGGTGTTTTTTACAAACAACAAAGATTTTTTGAAGCGAGTGTCGTTTTGGGCAAAACAACTTGATAAACCAGCTGACGGTAATCAAGAGCAATACTTTGTATTTGTACCAGAGTTTGCAAGAGCTGTAGATTTAGGCACAAGTATTCAAAATCTTTTAGGTGGAGGCAGCGCTCAGACTTTATCGAATAGCACCTCAGCTGCGAGCCAAAATCAACAACTAAATACTTCTAGCCAGTCAAAAAAATCAGCTTCTGCAAATGTTTCAGTTCAATCTGATGGTATTAAGATGGTAGTTGATGAACGTTCTAATTCATTGATTTTTTATACAACGGGTGATGCCTATCGTAACTTACTTCCTATGATTAAACGATTAGATATTATGCCTAAACAGATCATGTTAGAAGTAATGATTGCAGAGGTCAGTTTGACCGATGTGTTTAAACAGGGAGTTGAATTTGCTCTTACAAACTTAGGAGCAACGACTCAAGGTGGGTTTACACTTAATGCAAATACACAAAATAGTCCAGGCCTAACTTACGCCTTGTCTGGAGCTGCTGGTAGCTTGGCAATTAACTTATTGCAAACTAATGATTATGTAAATGTACTATCAAGGCCAACACTCGCAGTGCGAGACGGTGTTGAAGCAAATATTAGTGTTGGTGACCGTATCCCTGTTGTAGGGGAGATTGTTAGTGATTCAACTAATGGGTCTCGTACATCTGTGAACTACTTAGAAACAGGTATCGATTTAAAAGTAACGCCAACCGTTAATGCGCAAGGTGTAGTTGTTTTAGAAATAAGCCAAGATATAAGTACTCAAGCAGATGGTACTGGAGCAGAGGGAAATCCAATTGTGTTTGAGCGTAGTTTACAGACAGAGGTAATTGCTGCAAATGGTCAAACAATTATGCTTGGCGGGCTAATTAGCGAAAACAGTACGTTAAGTGATACCTCAGTGCCTTTCTTTTCTAGTATTCCATTATTAGGAAAGCTGTTTGATAAAACAAATAATAACTCTACTAAAACAGAACTTGTTGTATTAGTGACACCCCGAATCATAGGTAATACAGCTGAATGGGAAAGTGTTTACGAGCAGTTTAAAGAAGGTCTATCTGAATTAAAGTTATCAACAACCCCAAATAGGGGGGGGGGTTAA
- a CDS encoding general secretion pathway protein GspK translates to MTKQRGIALVQVLLIVAVVSILALYFTQSARQQVKSATMMVDKAQALVELNNAQANIVFSLLTEKLTPIPSPPANNPQITTWNFYGEPFKTTNNVEVRLQDLRGLLNIHYPNQVRLKRLLTYSGLNDYDAQLAMLQIIAWQSLEKRSDYISGGTVTRNAAIHDIEELGHLGLPSKQLAVLAENTTQYKKGTFNPMNSPNTLLYALLSNDVAEYVIMQRKANRLTVKDFVQATGITESDDIILYPSNLFRVSLTSRVGQAVVNKTIYFHLQPTKDPVINEVAVKTR, encoded by the coding sequence ATGACAAAGCAGCGTGGAATAGCTCTTGTACAAGTATTATTAATCGTCGCAGTCGTTTCTATATTAGCCTTATACTTTACGCAGTCAGCCCGACAGCAAGTAAAAAGCGCAACTATGATGGTTGATAAGGCCCAAGCCTTAGTTGAGTTAAATAACGCCCAAGCGAATATCGTATTTTCTCTGCTGACTGAAAAGTTAACACCTATCCCTAGTCCTCCGGCTAACAATCCTCAAATTACAACGTGGAACTTTTATGGGGAGCCTTTTAAAACAACCAACAATGTTGAAGTTCGGTTACAAGACTTACGTGGTTTGCTAAATATTCACTACCCAAATCAAGTTCGCTTAAAGCGATTGTTGACCTATAGCGGCTTAAATGATTATGATGCCCAGCTTGCGATGTTGCAGATCATAGCTTGGCAGAGTTTAGAGAAGCGTTCAGACTACATTAGTGGTGGCACTGTTACACGTAATGCAGCTATTCATGATATTGAAGAGCTTGGGCATTTGGGGTTGCCTTCGAAGCAATTGGCAGTACTTGCTGAAAACACAACGCAATATAAAAAAGGCACGTTCAACCCTATGAATTCGCCTAATACGTTACTTTATGCATTATTAAGTAACGACGTTGCAGAGTATGTTATTATGCAACGTAAAGCCAATAGGTTAACGGTTAAAGACTTTGTCCAAGCAACTGGCATAACTGAAAGTGATGATATTATTTTGTACCCATCCAATTTATTCAGGGTATCGTTAACATCGAGAGTTGGGCAGGCGGTAGTAAATAAAACAATATACTTTCATTTGCAACCAACAAAAGATCCCGTGATCAATGAAGTAGCTGTTAAGACGCGATAG
- a CDS encoding prepilin-type N-terminal cleavage/methylation domain-containing protein — protein sequence MDKQQGFTLIELLISVTLLSLIMFTGNYVYMQLASRWDKELGSFEQDIEQTKSIYILQNILEGIEPYLIKNNRGRPEMFFVGAEDSLLMMTKNGYTDTKNPELVRLTAVQNQQGRFELVYQSISSANMLLINSEQNIEFSNKYTLLNDLDSVTFSYYGWSSLEQKALQEPGEKPFWQPTYSGLDQQLTPLVIKLTLVKKQQPMEFYFQLDKEPNRWFGNYIQTGEL from the coding sequence ATGGATAAACAGCAAGGGTTTACTTTAATCGAGCTGCTGATTTCAGTGACGTTGCTTTCCCTCATAATGTTTACTGGAAACTATGTATACATGCAATTGGCTTCTCGTTGGGACAAGGAGCTTGGTAGCTTTGAGCAAGATATTGAACAGACAAAATCAATCTATATATTGCAAAACATCTTAGAGGGTATAGAACCGTACCTGATCAAGAATAATCGAGGACGCCCAGAGATGTTTTTTGTTGGCGCTGAAGACAGCCTACTGATGATGACCAAAAATGGTTATACAGATACCAAAAATCCTGAGCTTGTGAGATTAACAGCTGTTCAAAATCAACAAGGTCGCTTTGAGTTAGTTTATCAGTCGATTTCAAGTGCTAATATGTTATTAATTAACTCTGAACAAAACATCGAATTTTCAAATAAGTACACACTCTTGAACGATCTTGATAGCGTTACTTTCAGTTATTATGGTTGGAGTTCTCTTGAGCAAAAAGCACTGCAAGAGCCAGGCGAAAAACCTTTTTGGCAACCGACTTATTCAGGTCTAGATCAACAGTTAACACCTCTAGTAATCAAGCTAACCTTAGTCAAAAAACAGCAGCCAATGGAATTTTACTTCCAATTAGATAAAGAGCCTAATCGTTGGTTTGGTAATTACATTCAAACGGGTGAATTATGA